A region from the Methylovorus glucosotrophus genome encodes:
- the dnaE gene encoding DNA polymerase III subunit alpha has translation MSQPTFIHLRCHSEYSVVDGTVRIGDYVKAAAADRMPALALTDLSNLFGAVKFYKSARGKGLKPVLGCDLWLENETNRDQPYRLLLLCQTHAGYLKLCELLSRAYLENQHRGRAEIKRQWLVEAGGEGLIMLSGAMAGDVGQAILQGNQQAALALAQQWAALFPNRFYIELQRAGHAQQEFYISRALALAGELDLPVVATHPVQFMQADDFKAHEARVCIAEGYVLADNRRPKHFTPEQFFKTQAEMAALFADVPQALANSVEIAKRCNLTLTLGKNYLPQFPTPNGESLDEYLVVQAKLGLEKRLQVLYPDEAVRDAKRPVYLTRLEFETNIIIQMGFPGYFLIVADFINWAKNNGVPVGPGRGSGAGSVVAYSLGITDLDPLQYALLFERFLNPERVSMPDFDIDFCQEGRDRVIDYVKHKYGLASVSQIATFGTMAAKAVIRDVGRVLDLPFNFVDGIAKLIPNELGITLSDALEKEPQLKERREQEEEVNELLELALRLEGLTRNIGMHAGGVLISPGKISDFSPIYCQQNGESLVSQYDKDDVEAVGLVKFDFLGLRTLTILAMALENANAQRALKELPPLDFETLPINDKPTYQLLKSANTTAVFQLESRGMKDMLKQAKPDCFEDIIALVALYRPGPMDLIPDFCRRKHGQQRVEYPHPATEPILKETYGIMVYQEQVMQIAQVVAGYSLGGADLLRRAMGKKKKEEMDAQRAVFVEGAVKNGTPEKQAAELFDLMEKFASYGFNKSHAAAYALVAYHTAYLKAHYPAAFLAATMSADMNNTDSVHIFYDDCAANGVEVLAPDINQSEFRFKPISDKQVLYGLGAVKGTGWAAIEVILAVREAEGPFKDLFDFCRRLDLRKVNRRVIESLIRAGAFDKLEPNRAALLAGVSLAISAAEQSGAASGQNSLFGEMSDSVAHTLPKVNAWSEQEKLQQEKSALGFYFSGHPYEGYKRELATFVRTTLGNLKPQDQPQLLAGVVMGIRIRMTQRGKMAIVTLDDATSRIEIVVGNELLNQSQHLLKEDALVIVEGRVSNDDFSGGLRVNARKVYDLAAARSANASLLKISCNGQADAGRLREILAPYCRQGGEEDRRHCAVKIEYHNGSARVELMLGEQWRVELHDELLSNLKGWLSEDNVKILYN, from the coding sequence ATGTCACAACCCACTTTCATACACCTGCGTTGCCACAGTGAATACTCCGTGGTGGATGGCACGGTGCGCATTGGCGACTACGTCAAGGCGGCCGCCGCTGACCGCATGCCAGCGCTGGCGCTGACCGATCTCAGCAATCTCTTTGGTGCCGTCAAGTTTTACAAATCCGCCCGCGGCAAAGGCCTCAAGCCCGTGCTCGGCTGCGATCTGTGGCTGGAAAATGAAACCAACCGCGATCAGCCTTATCGATTGCTGCTGCTGTGCCAGACGCACGCAGGGTATCTCAAGTTATGTGAATTGCTGAGCCGTGCCTATCTGGAAAACCAGCATCGCGGCCGCGCCGAAATCAAGCGCCAGTGGCTGGTAGAAGCCGGAGGCGAAGGTCTGATCATGCTGTCTGGCGCCATGGCGGGCGATGTTGGGCAGGCGATATTGCAGGGTAACCAGCAGGCGGCCTTGGCCCTGGCCCAGCAATGGGCAGCGTTATTCCCCAACCGTTTTTACATCGAGCTGCAACGCGCAGGCCATGCCCAGCAGGAGTTTTACATCAGCCGCGCCCTGGCGCTTGCTGGTGAGCTGGATCTGCCGGTGGTGGCAACACATCCCGTGCAGTTCATGCAGGCGGATGACTTCAAGGCACACGAGGCCCGCGTCTGCATTGCCGAAGGTTATGTGCTGGCCGATAACCGTCGCCCCAAGCATTTCACGCCCGAGCAGTTTTTCAAGACCCAGGCCGAGATGGCAGCGCTGTTCGCCGATGTGCCACAGGCGCTGGCCAATAGCGTGGAAATCGCCAAGCGTTGCAATTTGACGCTGACGCTGGGCAAAAACTATCTGCCGCAATTCCCGACGCCGAATGGCGAAAGCCTGGACGAATACCTGGTAGTGCAGGCCAAGCTGGGGCTGGAGAAGCGCCTGCAGGTGTTGTATCCGGACGAGGCCGTGCGCGATGCCAAGCGGCCTGTCTACCTCACCCGCCTGGAGTTCGAGACCAATATCATCATCCAGATGGGCTTCCCCGGTTATTTCCTTATCGTGGCCGACTTTATCAACTGGGCCAAGAATAATGGCGTGCCAGTGGGGCCGGGCCGGGGTTCCGGTGCGGGCTCGGTGGTGGCTTACAGCCTGGGCATTACCGATCTGGATCCGCTGCAATACGCCTTGCTGTTTGAGCGTTTCCTGAATCCTGAGCGGGTTTCCATGCCCGACTTCGATATCGACTTCTGTCAGGAAGGCCGCGATCGCGTCATTGATTATGTGAAGCATAAATACGGCCTGGCATCGGTATCGCAAATCGCCACCTTCGGGACCATGGCCGCCAAGGCCGTGATCCGCGACGTGGGCCGTGTGCTGGACCTGCCGTTCAACTTTGTGGATGGCATTGCCAAGCTGATTCCGAATGAGCTTGGCATTACCTTGTCCGATGCGCTGGAAAAAGAGCCGCAACTCAAGGAGCGGCGCGAGCAGGAAGAAGAAGTCAACGAGTTGCTGGAGCTGGCGCTCAGGCTGGAAGGCCTGACCCGCAATATCGGCATGCACGCTGGCGGGGTGCTGATCTCGCCCGGCAAGATTTCGGATTTTTCGCCTATCTATTGCCAGCAGAATGGCGAAAGCCTGGTTAGCCAGTACGACAAGGATGACGTGGAAGCCGTTGGCCTGGTGAAGTTCGATTTTCTGGGCTTGCGCACGCTGACCATTCTGGCAATGGCGCTGGAAAATGCCAATGCCCAGCGCGCGCTCAAGGAGCTGCCGCCGCTCGATTTTGAGACCTTGCCGATCAACGACAAGCCGACCTACCAGCTGTTGAAATCTGCCAATACCACGGCGGTGTTCCAGCTGGAATCGCGCGGCATGAAAGACATGCTGAAGCAGGCCAAGCCGGACTGCTTTGAGGACATTATCGCCCTGGTGGCGCTGTATCGTCCGGGCCCGATGGACCTGATCCCCGATTTCTGCCGCCGCAAGCATGGGCAGCAGCGTGTGGAGTATCCGCACCCGGCTACGGAGCCCATCCTGAAAGAAACCTACGGCATCATGGTCTATCAGGAGCAGGTGATGCAGATTGCCCAAGTGGTGGCGGGGTACAGCCTCGGCGGCGCCGACTTGCTGCGCCGCGCCATGGGTAAAAAGAAAAAAGAGGAAATGGACGCGCAGCGTGCCGTTTTCGTTGAAGGTGCGGTGAAGAACGGCACGCCGGAAAAGCAGGCGGCCGAGCTGTTTGACCTGATGGAAAAGTTCGCCAGCTACGGCTTCAACAAGTCACACGCGGCAGCTTACGCCCTGGTGGCGTACCACACGGCTTACCTCAAGGCGCATTACCCGGCCGCGTTCCTCGCGGCCACCATGTCGGCGGACATGAACAACACCGACAGCGTGCACATCTTTTACGATGATTGCGCGGCAAATGGCGTGGAAGTGCTGGCGCCAGATATCAACCAGAGTGAGTTCCGCTTCAAGCCTATTAGCGACAAGCAGGTGCTGTATGGCTTGGGCGCCGTTAAAGGCACCGGCTGGGCAGCGATTGAGGTGATCCTCGCTGTACGCGAAGCCGAGGGGCCATTCAAGGACCTGTTCGATTTCTGTCGCCGTCTGGATCTGCGCAAGGTCAATCGCCGTGTGATCGAGTCGCTGATACGCGCAGGCGCATTCGACAAGCTGGAACCCAACCGCGCGGCCTTGCTGGCTGGCGTCAGCCTTGCCATCAGCGCGGCAGAGCAGAGTGGGGCGGCCAGCGGGCAGAATAGCCTGTTCGGTGAAATGTCCGATAGCGTGGCGCACACCCTGCCCAAGGTGAATGCCTGGAGCGAGCAGGAAAAGCTGCAGCAGGAAAAATCAGCCCTGGGTTTCTATTTCAGCGGTCACCCGTATGAAGGTTACAAGCGCGAGCTGGCGACATTTGTCCGTACCACGCTGGGCAATCTCAAGCCGCAGGATCAGCCGCAGCTGCTGGCGGGTGTGGTCATGGGCATACGCATCCGCATGACGCAGCGCGGCAAAATGGCGATTGTGACGCTGGATGATGCGACATCGCGCATAGAAATCGTGGTGGGCAATGAGCTGCTCAACCAGAGCCAGCATCTGTTGAAGGAAGATGCGCTGGTGATTGTGGAAGGGCGCGTCAGCAATGATGATTTCTCCGGTGGCTTGCGCGTCAATGCCCGCAAGGTCTACGATCTGGCGGCGGCCCGCAGTGCCAATGCCAGCCTGCTCAAGATTTCGTGCAATGGTCAGGCCGATGCCGGACGCCTGCGCGAGATTCTCGCGCCGTATTGCCGGCAGGGTGGCGAAGAAGACCGCCGCCATTGCGCCGTGAAGATCGAATATCACAACGGCAGTGCCCGCGTGGAGCTCATGCTGGGCGAGCAGTGGCGGGTGGAATTGCATGACGAGCTGTTAAGCAATCTTAAGGGCTGGTTAAGCGAAGATAATGTTAAAATCCTTTATAATTAA
- a CDS encoding ABC transporter permease, translated as MSLAFNLAWRQLRSQWAAGEIRVLLLALVMAVAATTSVGFFTDRIQSTLARQGAMLLGADAVIVADHPIPPRFAEEARQSNIQISHTLEFPSMVLSGERSQLSEIKALGEGFPLRGALMIQQNGGTAHEAQTIPAPGTVWIEPRLANSLQLQEGDSLELGNSRFKVSAILYSEASRGGDMFSFAPRVMMNAADVQATGLIQFGSRVKYQLLLAADAGAMKSYTDWAQPLLARGERLQDLATARPEIRNALEKTQQFLGLAAMVSVVLAMVAMFLAAMPYVQSSQDSYALMRCFGASGKLISRILLLQTLMLAVIGSALGSLLGFVGQLGLGWLAGKLFVETLPAPSWQPALAGFIVGFATLLAVMWPSLLRLRNVPALHILRQDIALPSWSAVWQYTPSVLLAFGLIAWHAGDIKLALAAIGGFSALIIAVLALTRLLRRLLLALPQQQSGAVQLGLAAIRRRPRLFMAQVLGFSLGMAALMLLALIRGDLLHNWQSSLPPDAPNRFVINIQADQLDAIKAFFKQEGLPTPELHPMVRARLTAINGKPLDIASYKDERAKRLAEREFNLSWAADMQDDNRLLAGQWWTPDQAGQPLLSLEQGIADMLHVKLGDHLSYDVAGQPLELTVSSLRKVEWDTMRANFFALTPPGVLDAMPANYLTSLHVPRNRENMLNRLVQQFTNLTVIDVAAVLEQVQAIINKMTSALQYIFGFSVLAGLIVLYAALVATRRERVKEATLLRVLGASTRQIRQSVWVEYLAVGLMAALVASLIANGLAFYISQQVLNIPFSFNWQTSILTIVLAMVLIPMASWWVLRRFLRFSPREILHST; from the coding sequence ATGAGTCTGGCATTCAACCTGGCCTGGCGTCAGCTGCGCAGCCAGTGGGCCGCAGGCGAAATCCGGGTGCTGTTGCTCGCCCTGGTGATGGCGGTGGCCGCTACCACCTCCGTCGGATTTTTTACAGACCGCATTCAATCCACGCTGGCGCGCCAAGGCGCCATGCTGCTGGGTGCCGATGCCGTTATTGTGGCGGATCATCCCATTCCACCGCGCTTTGCTGAAGAAGCCAGGCAGTCCAATATACAGATCAGCCATACGCTGGAATTCCCCAGCATGGTCCTGAGCGGCGAGCGCAGCCAGCTTAGTGAAATCAAGGCGCTGGGGGAGGGCTTTCCTTTACGTGGCGCGCTGATGATCCAGCAGAACGGCGGAACTGCGCATGAGGCACAAACGATTCCCGCGCCAGGTACGGTGTGGATAGAACCCCGCCTGGCGAATAGCCTGCAATTGCAAGAAGGGGATAGCCTGGAGCTCGGCAATAGTCGTTTCAAAGTGAGCGCTATTCTTTATAGCGAGGCATCGCGTGGCGGCGATATGTTCAGCTTTGCCCCCAGGGTGATGATGAACGCGGCGGATGTGCAGGCGACAGGTTTGATCCAGTTTGGCAGCCGGGTGAAATACCAGCTGCTGCTGGCAGCCGATGCTGGTGCCATGAAAAGCTATACCGACTGGGCGCAGCCGCTGCTGGCCCGCGGCGAACGTTTGCAGGATCTGGCGACAGCCCGGCCGGAAATCCGCAATGCCCTGGAGAAAACCCAGCAATTTCTCGGGTTGGCCGCCATGGTGAGCGTGGTATTGGCGATGGTGGCGATGTTTCTGGCGGCCATGCCCTATGTGCAGAGCAGTCAGGATAGCTATGCGCTGATGCGTTGCTTTGGCGCCTCCGGCAAGCTCATCTCGCGAATTCTTTTATTACAGACGCTGATGCTGGCGGTGATCGGCAGTGCGCTCGGCAGCCTGCTCGGGTTTGTTGGGCAACTGGGCCTGGGCTGGCTGGCGGGTAAACTGTTTGTCGAGACTTTGCCGGCCCCGAGCTGGCAACCCGCACTCGCCGGATTTATTGTTGGCTTTGCGACCTTGCTGGCCGTAATGTGGCCCAGCCTGCTGCGTTTGCGCAACGTGCCGGCCTTGCATATTTTGCGGCAGGATATTGCCTTGCCATCATGGTCTGCGGTCTGGCAATACACGCCCAGCGTGTTGCTGGCATTTGGGCTGATTGCCTGGCATGCTGGGGATATCAAATTGGCCCTGGCCGCGATTGGTGGTTTCTCTGCCTTGATCATTGCCGTGCTCGCTTTAACCCGCTTGTTGCGGCGCTTGCTGCTGGCCTTGCCGCAACAGCAATCGGGGGCCGTGCAACTGGGGCTTGCTGCCATACGGCGTCGGCCCCGACTCTTCATGGCACAGGTGCTGGGTTTCAGCCTGGGCATGGCGGCGCTCATGTTGCTCGCCCTGATACGCGGCGATTTGCTGCATAACTGGCAATCTTCCCTGCCGCCGGATGCGCCTAACCGGTTTGTCATTAACATCCAGGCGGATCAGCTGGACGCGATCAAGGCATTTTTTAAACAGGAAGGCCTGCCGACGCCAGAGCTGCACCCCATGGTGAGGGCGCGCCTGACCGCGATTAACGGCAAGCCGCTGGACATTGCCAGCTATAAGGATGAGCGCGCCAAGCGGCTGGCCGAGCGCGAGTTCAATTTATCCTGGGCTGCGGACATGCAAGACGACAATCGCTTGCTGGCAGGGCAGTGGTGGACGCCAGATCAGGCGGGCCAACCGTTGCTTTCGCTGGAGCAGGGCATCGCCGATATGTTGCATGTGAAGCTGGGCGATCATCTGAGCTATGACGTCGCCGGGCAACCGCTGGAACTGACGGTCAGCAGCCTGCGCAAGGTGGAGTGGGATACCATGCGGGCGAATTTCTTTGCCCTGACACCGCCCGGTGTGCTGGATGCCATGCCCGCCAATTATCTGACCAGTCTGCATGTGCCGCGTAACCGGGAAAACATGCTCAATCGCCTGGTGCAGCAGTTCACCAACCTGACGGTGATTGATGTCGCGGCGGTGCTGGAGCAGGTGCAGGCGATCATCAACAAGATGACGAGTGCCTTGCAATACATTTTTGGCTTTAGCGTATTGGCTGGCTTGATTGTGCTCTATGCGGCGCTGGTGGCGACCCGGCGCGAGCGAGTGAAGGAGGCGACCCTGTTGCGGGTCCTCGGCGCCTCGACCAGACAGATCCGGCAAAGTGTATGGGTCGAGTATCTCGCCGTCGGCTTGATGGCAGCGCTGGTGGCCAGCCTGATCGCCAATGGGCTGGCGTTTTATATCAGTCAGCAGGTGCTGAATATTCCTTTCAGCTTTAACTGGCAGACCAGCATCCTGACGATAGTCCTGGCGATGGTATTGATCCCGATGGCGTCCTGGTGGGTGCTCCGGCGCTTTTTGCGTTTTTCACCGCGCGAAATTCTGCATAGCACCTGA
- a CDS encoding arylesterase, translating to MIFRLLIITFFSCCTALTAMAAAPSSNSAPVILVFGDSLSAGYGIPRESGWVSLLQQRLQQRGLPHRVVNASISGETTSGGLSRIAEAVRTHQPSLVLVELGANDGLRGLPVEQMQQNLNKIIATNEAAKARTILIGMMIPPNYGPRYTQSFNGSFRELAEAHKLPLVPFLLEGVAGNASLNQDDGLHPRAEAQERLLDNVWKVLAPALKIAP from the coding sequence ATGATTTTCCGTTTACTGATCATTACGTTTTTTTCGTGTTGCACCGCGCTCACCGCCATGGCGGCCGCGCCATCCAGCAATTCTGCACCTGTCATTCTGGTGTTCGGCGACAGCCTGTCGGCTGGCTATGGTATTCCGCGTGAATCGGGCTGGGTCAGCCTGCTGCAGCAGCGTTTGCAACAACGCGGGCTGCCGCATCGTGTCGTCAATGCCAGCATCAGCGGCGAAACCACCAGCGGTGGCCTGAGCCGCATCGCCGAGGCCGTGCGTACGCATCAGCCCTCGCTGGTGCTGGTGGAGCTGGGGGCGAATGACGGCCTGCGTGGCCTTCCCGTTGAGCAGATGCAGCAAAACCTCAACAAGATCATCGCCACCAACGAGGCTGCCAAGGCCAGGACCATCCTGATCGGCATGATGATTCCCCCCAACTATGGCCCTCGTTATACGCAATCGTTCAATGGCAGCTTCCGCGAGTTGGCAGAAGCGCACAAATTGCCGCTGGTGCCCTTTCTGCTGGAAGGCGTGGCAGGCAATGCCAGCCTGAATCAGGACGATGGGCTGCACCCACGTGCCGAAGCCCAGGAGCGATTGCTGGATAACGTATGGAAGGTGCTGGCACCTGCACTGAAAATCGCGCCTTAA
- a CDS encoding ABC transporter ATP-binding protein: MQKPLAVEAVKLDKHVNSNGNPLVILSGLDLAIAAGERIAIVGSSGSGKSTLLGLLAGLDNPTQGKVLIQGQDIAPLDEDGRAALRARSMGFVFQSFQLLPTLTALENVMLPLQLAGRDDAKSQAMAALERVGLAHRLSHYPRHLSGGEQQRVAIARAFAPRPAILFADEPTGNLDAATGENIIELLFALNAESGTTLVLVTHDLKLANRCGRVLSLQQGRIVELEGVA; the protein is encoded by the coding sequence ATGCAGAAACCTTTGGCAGTTGAAGCAGTAAAACTCGATAAACATGTTAACAGTAATGGTAACCCGCTGGTCATCCTGAGTGGACTGGATCTGGCGATTGCAGCAGGGGAGCGGATTGCCATTGTCGGCAGTTCCGGTTCCGGCAAGTCCACCTTGCTGGGCTTGCTCGCCGGGTTGGACAACCCCACGCAGGGGAAAGTGCTGATCCAGGGGCAGGATATCGCACCGCTGGATGAAGATGGACGCGCGGCCCTGCGAGCACGCAGCATGGGCTTTGTGTTTCAGTCGTTTCAACTCTTGCCTACGCTGACGGCGCTGGAAAATGTCATGCTGCCCTTGCAACTGGCGGGGCGTGACGATGCCAAATCGCAGGCCATGGCTGCGCTGGAACGTGTCGGGCTGGCGCATCGCCTCTCGCATTACCCACGTCATCTTTCCGGAGGTGAGCAGCAGCGCGTCGCCATCGCACGGGCATTTGCGCCGCGGCCTGCCATCCTGTTCGCCGATGAGCCCACAGGCAATCTGGATGCTGCCACTGGCGAAAACATCATCGAGCTCTTGTTCGCGCTCAATGCCGAATCCGGCACCACGCTGGTACTGGTGACGCATGATCTCAAGCTGGCGAATCGCTGCGGCCGCGTGCTGAGCCTGCAGCAGGGCCGTATCGTTGAGCTGGAAGGTGTGGCATGA
- a CDS encoding acetyl-CoA carboxylase carboxyltransferase subunit alpha produces MKTSFLEFEQPIAELEGKIEELRYVQDDSALDISEEIDRLQQKNQTLTKEIYSKLNAWQISQVARHPQRPYTLDYIQGMFTDFEELHGDRAFADDPAIVGGLARFEGQPVVVIGHQKGRDVKERQYRNFGMPRPEGYRKALRLYRLAEKFGLPIITLIDTPGAYPGIGAEERGQSEAIARNLFVMAELKTPIIGVIIGEGGSGGALALGVVDHLMMLQYSTYSVISPEGCASILWKSADKASVAAETLGITATRLKTAGLVDRIVSEPMGGAHRNPEVMMQNLRRAIAEELLRLQAVPVDQLLTIRYERLMSYGEFKEVTVK; encoded by the coding sequence ATGAAAACGAGTTTCCTGGAATTTGAGCAGCCGATCGCCGAGCTGGAAGGCAAGATCGAAGAGCTGCGTTACGTTCAGGATGACTCTGCGCTGGATATTTCGGAAGAAATTGACCGCTTGCAGCAAAAAAACCAGACCCTTACCAAGGAAATCTACAGCAAGCTCAATGCCTGGCAGATTTCCCAAGTGGCACGCCATCCGCAGCGTCCTTACACCCTGGATTACATTCAGGGTATGTTTACCGATTTTGAAGAATTGCACGGCGACCGTGCCTTTGCCGATGACCCTGCGATTGTCGGTGGCCTGGCACGGTTTGAAGGTCAGCCCGTGGTCGTGATCGGCCATCAAAAAGGCCGGGATGTAAAAGAACGTCAATACCGCAACTTTGGCATGCCACGCCCTGAAGGCTATCGCAAAGCACTGCGTCTTTATCGCCTAGCCGAGAAATTTGGCCTGCCGATTATTACCCTGATTGATACCCCGGGTGCTTATCCTGGCATTGGTGCGGAAGAGCGCGGCCAGTCTGAAGCGATTGCCCGGAACCTGTTCGTCATGGCCGAACTGAAGACCCCGATCATTGGCGTGATTATCGGTGAGGGTGGCTCTGGCGGTGCGTTGGCACTGGGCGTGGTCGATCATCTCATGATGCTGCAATACTCCACTTACTCCGTGATCTCGCCTGAGGGTTGCGCTTCCATTCTGTGGAAGAGTGCCGACAAGGCATCGGTGGCCGCGGAAACTTTGGGCATTACCGCCACTCGTCTGAAAACAGCCGGTCTGGTGGATCGTATCGTTAGCGAGCCTATGGGCGGCGCCCACCGCAACCCGGAAGTCATGATGCAGAATCTGCGTCGTGCCATTGCCGAAGAGCTGCTGCGCTTGCAGGCCGTGCCTGTCGATCAGTTGCTGACGATCCGGTATGAGCGCCTGATGAGCTACGGCGAATTCAAGGAAGTTACTGTCAAATAG
- the tilS gene encoding tRNA lysidine(34) synthetase TilS: MSHSAAPGSAGALHSSRLQQHLQQFITQHHIEGHLLVALSGGLDSCVLLHLLATLPNNPGIRLSAMHVHHGLSPHADEWAEHCQRLCASHAIPLQVVHVQVPRDSGQGLEAAARHLRYEAMRAAHADYVVLAHHLDDQAETVMLQLLRGAGMRGLAAMASYDAQQGLLRPLLDISRAQLAEYAAQHQLEWVEDESNHDTHYDRNFCRQQVLPLLEQRFPGAGKALARSALHAAEAESLQMALAQLDAADAQRGDALNVARLQALGEARARNLLRWWLSSRLRYLPHREHLQEMLRQLLTAADDAKLALLLDGEQGLWLRRYRGHAYVVAQRKSADLDIVWDQQPVVALPDGSQLKFEQQRGAGLALERLAGKRLHIRHRQGGEYFKPYANRPSRSLKHWLQEAEMPPWQREQLPLVFADDVLIWVPGIGMASHLQAESHEEGLLIRWSGSPLKQQS; this comes from the coding sequence ATGTCACATTCTGCCGCCCCGGGTTCTGCCGGGGCGCTTCATTCCTCCCGCTTGCAGCAACATCTGCAGCAATTCATTACCCAACACCATATTGAAGGCCATTTGCTCGTCGCGCTGAGCGGCGGGCTGGATTCCTGCGTTTTGCTGCACCTGCTGGCGACGCTACCCAATAACCCCGGCATCCGGCTTTCCGCCATGCATGTGCATCATGGCTTGAGTCCGCATGCCGATGAGTGGGCAGAGCATTGTCAGCGCCTGTGCGCCAGCCATGCTATCCCCTTGCAGGTCGTGCATGTGCAGGTGCCGCGCGATAGCGGGCAGGGGCTGGAGGCCGCTGCACGGCATCTGCGCTATGAAGCCATGCGGGCGGCCCACGCCGATTATGTGGTACTGGCCCATCATCTGGATGACCAGGCAGAAACCGTCATGCTGCAACTGCTGCGCGGCGCAGGTATGCGCGGCCTTGCCGCCATGGCGAGTTATGATGCTCAGCAAGGTCTGCTGCGCCCTTTGCTGGATATTTCACGCGCGCAGCTGGCTGAGTATGCCGCGCAGCATCAGCTGGAATGGGTAGAAGATGAAAGCAATCACGATACCCATTACGACCGTAATTTTTGTCGCCAGCAAGTGTTGCCGCTGCTGGAGCAGCGATTCCCTGGCGCAGGCAAGGCGCTCGCGCGCAGTGCGCTGCATGCGGCTGAAGCCGAGAGCCTGCAGATGGCGCTGGCACAGCTGGATGCTGCAGATGCCCAGCGTGGGGATGCTTTGAATGTGGCCCGCTTGCAGGCACTGGGCGAGGCGCGCGCGCGCAATCTGCTGCGCTGGTGGTTATCGTCGCGCTTGCGTTACCTGCCGCACCGCGAGCATCTGCAGGAAATGCTGCGGCAACTGCTAACGGCCGCAGACGATGCCAAACTCGCCTTGCTGCTGGATGGCGAACAGGGCTTGTGGCTGCGGCGGTATCGTGGACATGCCTATGTGGTAGCCCAACGCAAGTCTGCCGATCTGGATATCGTCTGGGATCAACAGCCTGTGGTCGCCTTGCCTGACGGTAGCCAGCTCAAGTTTGAACAACAGCGGGGTGCCGGATTGGCACTTGAACGCCTTGCCGGGAAACGCCTTCATATTCGCCACCGGCAAGGCGGTGAGTATTTCAAGCCCTATGCCAATCGACCAAGCCGGTCGCTCAAGCATTGGCTGCAGGAGGCTGAGATGCCACCCTGGCAGCGCGAGCAGTTACCGCTGGTGTTTGCTGATGATGTGTTGATCTGGGTGCCGGGTATCGGCATGGCAAGCCATTTGCAGGCGGAGTCGCATGAGGAAGGGCTGCTGATACGCTGGAGCGGCAGCCCCTTGAAACAGCAGAGTTAA